Part of the Trichoplusia ni isolate ovarian cell line Hi5 chromosome 16, tn1, whole genome shotgun sequence genome, ataaataaatcaaagctAAGGAAAATACCGGAGTTTAATATAAGCCTGAagccaataaaaataacttaaatgatGATATACCTTTAGCACTTCCTGCAAATGATACTCCTTTGTCAAAAGCTGAGGAGGCTACATTCTTAGTGGCATCTACTGTGCTATGGACAGTGTTCGCAAGCGTGTCTACGGAAATAAAATCAGCGAAATTAAGGAACTCagagaaaataatgaatttcaaccaaaaataaGTGAAAAACTACCTTTGGCACTAGCTGCGTAAGATACGCCGGTCCCAACAGCCGAAGCTGCTACGTTTTTGGTTGAATCAATGGTATTAGCTACCGTCTCTACAAATAATAAGGATTTTTAAATGACGATTTAGTTCAAATCCTAACGCCTCATATGATGCCCCGTAAGTTGAAGAAGTTTACCTTTAGTTTTTCCAAAAAGTGATGAGCCTGTTTCAATGGCTGATCCCGCTGCACCTACCGAGCTTTGTAAAGAATTTGCTACTGtgtctacaaaataaaaataaaatgaaaatttatagcataaaatgtaataaacgaaataaagcaaataaaaataaatctaccttTCGCACTTCCCACAAATGATGTGCCCTTTTCAACGGCGGCACTAGCTACATTTTTAGTTGTATCTACAGTCGTGTGTACTGTGCTTGATACGGTTTCTACaatacaaatatgaatattattaaaaatgccaactaaagaaacaaaaaatcataGCAAATCGAGTTTCTACCTTTAGCGGTGCCAATAATATTTGTGCCCTTTTCTACAGCCGCTGCGGCAACATTTTTAGTGGTGTCCACTGTAGCTTGGACTGTGTTCGCAACGGTATCTACATATGAATAGCATGAATTAGCGATAAACAACCAAGTAAAAATGATTGGTAAGTTAACTTGActtgactttaatattttatacctttggCAGTACCAATCGCTGTGGTGCCTTTCTCAACGGCTGCCGCAGCAAAGTTTTTGGTATGATCTACTGTGGTATGAACTGTGCTTGCGACGGTATCTACACACAAATAATGAACTTTAGCAATTAACCCATGACTATGaataaacaaaaggaaaagTGATGATGAAATATGTGTACCTTTGGCAGTGCCAATAGCTGTTGTGCCTTTCTCTACAGCTGCTGCGGCTAGGTTTTTAGTGGTGTCTATAGTTGTATGAACTGTGCTTGCGACGGTGTCTATATgcaaaataatgcaaattaaaatatatttagaaaaaaatatgataggcaaatcaaaatattcaaatatctcTATCTACCTTTGGCTGTGCCAATAGCTGAAGTGCCTTTCTCTACAGCCGCCGCGGCAAAATTTTTAGTTGTGTCTACTGTGCTTGCTACGGTATCTATATACAAATAATGGAAATTAGCCACAATACAAGGTGAATGAACAAAAATGAATACATAAACAGTCAATGTTCTACCTTTGGCTGTGCCTATTGCTGAAGTGCCTTTCTCTACGGCTGCGGCGGCAAGATTTTTAGTCGTGTCTACAGTTGTATGGACTGTGCTTGCTACTGTATCTATatgcaaataatgaaaattagcCACAATACAAGGtgaataaacaaatacgaaTGGTAAATCTATGATTTCTACCTCTCGCAGTCCCAATCGCTGTAGTCCCTTTCTCTACGGCTGCCGCGGCAAGATTTTTAGTTGTGTCAAAAGTGGAATGAACTGTGTTCGCTACTGTATCTATATACAAATAATGGGAATCAGccacaaaacaataaaagtaatggGGAATTATAAACATGTGAATGTGTCTAGCTACCTCTAGCTGAGCCAATTGCCGTGGTGCCTTTCTCTACAGCTGCCGCAGCAATGTTTTTAGTAGTGTCAAACGTTGTATGAACAGTGCTTGTTACGGAATCTAcatacaaataatgaaatttagccacaaaacaaaatgaaacaaaaagtaacatCTTAAGAAGTGTTTTTACCTTTGGCTGTGCCTATTGCTGTAGTGCCTTTCTCTACGGCTGCTGCAGCAAGGTTTTTAGTTGTATCTACAGTGGTGTGAACTGTGCTTGCTACGGTATCTACATACAAAACATGTGAATTAGCCACAAAGCAAAACGAATCTACGGGAATTATTAACATGTGGTTGATTCTCTCTACCTTTGGCAGTGCCTATTGCTGAGGTGCCCTTCTCAACAGCTGCCGCGGCTAAGTTTTTGGTTGTGTCTACTGTGCTCGCTACGGTatctttatacaaataatgGGATTAGCCACAAACAATGAATAGCAAgggtattaaaattttgttttgatggatCTATGTACCTTTGGCAGTACCAATAGCTGTTGTGCCTTTCTCTACAGCTGCTGCGGCTAGGTTTTTAGTGGTGTCTACAGTGGTATTTACTGTGCTTGCGACGGTGTCTATAAGCAAATAATAGATATGAGCCACAATATTACCAACATTTTGatgtatgttataaaaatgttatttaatttagttaccTTTAGCTGTACCAAATAGTTCAGTGCCTTTACCCACTGCAGCCGATGCTACGCTTTTAGTTGTGTCTACAGATGATTGGATTGTGCTTGATACGTTATCTAGCAATAATATAGGACCATTATCATCATATTGCTTATTTACAATcgaattgttaatttaataccaGTTTTTACTACCTTTGGCTGACCCAACGAATGAGGAACCCTGATCTACTGCTGATGCCGCAACGTTCTTAGTCGAATCTACAGTGTTTTGTGCAGTGCTTGTCACAGTATCTAATTgtaggacaaaaaaaaaaataaaatgagctACTTGACTGatcaatgatttaaataaataattaaatgaagaaTGCGGAAATATTTAGGAGGTATATTTAGCgtgacatattttattaaagttgtcAATCGTCACAACGTTTgtgactaaaaataatgatatgaGGAAACTCCATGGTAtgagataaataaacaaattaaatttaaactgtttgACAGGTACAAGGGTAATAATGGACGTAATTGATTCAACAATGATATGGCTTGATAATGACAATAAAAGCCTCTACCTTTAGCGGTGCCAATGAGGGTAGTGCCTTTGTCAACAGCAGCAGCGGCAACATTCTTAGACGTGTCTACAGTTGTACTAATAGTGTTTGCAAcagtttctaaaataaaaaagtatggtTTATTACCGTGACTTAAAACTCAATTTGAATTAACGAAGTTTTTGACCTACCTTTGGCCGTACCAATCAAAGTTGTGCCCTTCTCAACGGCGGCCGCGGCCACATTTTTCGTGGTATCAACAGTCGTGTGCACTGTGTTAGCTACTGTATCTACAAAAATGCATTTATGATGAATTTTATGGAAGTGTAGGGCACGTGGACGATATTCATGTTGCGAGGAATAATGTTGCTATTCGGTGAagctttatgttattttttaagtatgaatataattttggaaTGTACAATTTTTAACACAACATTTCCAcatttcaatttcttttcatGGTCCAATAAAGATAATGCCGAGACTTACCGAtgactttaagaaaaaaataaacggaAGAGGAACAGTAGAATGTAAATGTATGAAGACGAAACCTTAAATACTgcataaaataaagtaacgAATAATTGATCATTGATACTTATCAGAAGTCATAAGTATCAAGTTATGGGTTTCTAAACTGCGCCATTTTCTACAATTTGAACCTACTGTGATTTATTtccgaaattatttttatatgtgtggtataaagaaaaacaaaactcagAATTGTCGTACATGATTTTAAGTATGTGATAATGATTTTAGTTAAAAGTGGTTGTTTTACCTTTAGCAGAGTTAACGTACGACTTTCCAGTTTCAACAGCAGATTGGGCGACATTCTTAGTTGTGTCTACAGTGCTCTGAAATGTGCTCTGAACCGTATCTAAAATTacgatagtttataaacaacgAGTCAAACTCAGTATAAAGTCAGTTCCCTGGCTGAATGTTCTAGTTACCTTTGGCTGAGTCGACGTAGGTTTTCCCAGTTTCTAAAGTGCTCTGTGCTGTTTTCTTTGTACTATCTACTGTGCTTGCTACTGTATCTAcgatataaaaatatgcaaatgaaaatctacataaataatataaaatcgaaaaaatacacacaatattattttagtaacttttaGTTGACAAAAATCgactaaactaacaaaaaaaaacaaatgttaataaattacctTTGGCTGTTTCTAAATATGATAAGCCCATGCCATAAGCAGAGCTGGCAGCTCCAACAGACGCGTCATATGCCATTTGGAAAGTACTTTGTGCAGTATCTAAAGCGTTATTTGCAAAATCAAACGATGTTTAGTCACAATCACGAAGcacacaacataaataaaaaaaacaaattcaaaatggctACCTTTTGCACTGTCAACGTAAGTCTTTGTAGTGTCAACCGCAGATTGCGCGGCATTTTTGGTACTTTCAACTGTACTATTGACTGTGCTAGCAACTGTATCTACaatggtaaataataattatgataatgtaGGTCTAGGTACTTTGGTATGAAGACTAGTGTGCTCGTGAAACCTACCTCTAGCGGTTGTGGCATATGTTTTGCTGGTATCGATAGCCGATTGGGCAACTCTCTGTGTGGTATCTACAGTGCTCTGAATTGTGCTTGAAACTGtatctacaaataataataaatagtacttACTTAATACGCAAACACAGAAAAAGGAGAGTTTttcaaaattcgaaaaaaaaatagttttaaaataaaacaattttcgaaaattattttaataaaatatgtttttacttatgtttaaaaacctcttaattcaacattattttacaaggaaacaaattaaatatatttaggtaggtacctactaaaaaGAATTACAAGTTAAACTAAACAAAGAATAAATACGTCAGTATAATAACTGCCAACACTACGTCCCGCCCACCATTTTTAAGAAAGCTCTGATGACAGGAAGGTTTATTTACCTTTGGCCGAGTCTGCGCAAGCTCTGCCGGTGTCAACGGCTGAGCGAGCAAGTCTTAAAACGTAAATATATCTAGTGCAAAGTTAATTTGTGAAGTTGAAGAGGTAAGGAGGAAAGAAGGTGGTTATAATACCCGATATTAATCTTACCTTTTGTTGTGTTGTAGGCAGACTCTGCGGCCTTTTTCGTGTTATCTACCGTCGTGGCCAATGTGTCTACAGAATGGGAGCAACGAAAATGGAGTTtagcaaaataacaaaaaaaatacaaaacaacaacTAGGTACAGAACACAACAGTAATGCTTTAAACTTAATAGATACgagcaaaattaaattaggaAAGCAACATCTAATATTTTGGATAGAAAATCGACTAACTGTAAATATGAGCCTACTAAGTCCCATCCCTACCTTTAGTGGTGTCGATGACCTTCTTGCCGTCAGCCACGGCCTTGTTGGCCGCGTCTGCAGCCTCGCCAGCAGCCAGGGAGACCTTCGATAGCTCCTTGTCCAGGGCATCGATGGCTGAGTGCTTCGCGTCAGCGGCtggtaaaaaaaacagaattttggAATACAGAGATTGAAAATCGacctaaatgtattttttaatagctAGTCTGAGCGAGGAACTTTTTTGAGTAAGCAGATATTCTTGTGATTGTTTTGAGACTTAACCAGAtttagaaaaaacttttttgtcgtGATGACTATGTAGATCTATGAATTGATTGGTATGCATGAGTAGTTCCACCCCAACGCAAGAGTCACGATGTGACTTCCAAATTGTATCTACTTTCTTAATTCTTGCAAGAAACTGATAAGcgataatagaaaaaataaataaaaacatcgatCGTGATATTGAAAACTGAAATCACCAAGCAAGAGCAAACATTCCCTGTATGATGCCTATTGATCTCCCACAGATTGGCACACACAGCATAGGCCTGGTAttggtataaattatttaaactccACTGACAGCGACAAACTAATATTTTACGAATCCCCATTCCCTATTTAAGGTATTTTACATGAAAGAGTTGTTATTTCACTTTCTTGTTTAAGAAGGCTAATTCCTATCTACCTTTTTGGTTCAGTGCTCCATAATTAACAtagtttcattaaataaattatgtgcaGCGATcattgtaacaaaaacatagtAAGTAGTTCATGTTATCTGGAAAACGTGTGACATAGTAATATATATTGTATTCGATATGGCCAAAATACATGTATGTCTGTATAGCCCCAATTCTGTTGATCGATTTGTATTGACTATTGGACTTGGTAAATATTGTAGCTAATGTATTATGCAATAGCTGAGTAACATCAAATAGGtcaattggttttaaataattcattatgaaatactttatttcaTCATCTTTTCTAATTATTCTTCTGACACTTTTACACCAAATGTGCTTTACCATACCACATAGAACTctccatataaataaaatacatcgaCAGGAATTACCATATTCTTATCTATaacaaacgtattttaatatgaatttaataagtGCTAATATACCACaaatggtatatttttattgtatttggtATGAAATATCTATATTCCAAAAAAGATGATTATAAAACCCATCAAATTGAACAgttgaatacatatttatactaaaaatatacacatcGTAATTGCGTCATTAACAAATACATATGAATAATAACAGGATATGGATTTCCATATAAATCTGGTGGAAACGGATCGTTAATACCGAAAAGACTTTATTATCGACCACCGAAATGGTTTTTTTTGCGTCGATTGTAATATAAGTCCGTCcagaattttattaatacgtGTTTTGAGATAATAATGAACTTAGAAGgcaagatttttataataagtataagaAAACTGCGCGGCTTCTTCTACATATTATGTCCCGTTCTTATAAACTGAGCGGGACAGTACATGAATCTTTTTAATCTGAAATTATACCctgtatctatttatttttatctaatccCGTATTTATGTGgtaataaagagtattctatcacCCAGAGAATTCCAAACGTTCTAGCAAATACCGCCCAAGTCCATGAGGTTATAACCTTTCGTATGACATAACGTAATACGTATTAAATCGATTAACTCATTAATCcacgcaaacattaaaatatgatatttgacACATCATACATACTAACAGAACACATCATATGTATTTCCATACATACATTGCCTATTTCTCAAGTGTTCCCAATTCTCACCTGTCCCGGCGGCACTCTCCGCGCTCTTCTGCGCCCCCCCGATTACCTCACCCGCCTTCTTGACCTGGTCTTCCACCACGTGGGCTACCTCCTGCACCTTCTCCGCGGCGACTTGCTCGGCATCCTTCTTCTTGCGCTCGAAGAGAGAAGCAGTCTTCTCGCCGATGCTTCGGAACGCACCTGTTGGTTTAGTCGATTAGTAAGCGTACATCACTATTTGTTACAAAACATTGTGTTGgcattaaatcttattttaaaatacctcaTTTATAAACAGATATGAATTTCTCGTGTAGTCTTATTCGATTCACCTAATCCTAGTCAGAACCTGTTAGCCATAAAGCTAAATCTTTCGTTTAAATGCGAacctattaataatttacactCCTTGAAGTTCAATGTGGTTTCAAGAAACTGGAGTAACTGCATCGGTGTAAATGTGTTTATCTCCCTCGCACCGATGTTTAGcattaatatattcaaatgaGAGTCGGATGGGCTATAAAGTTTAACGATTAAATGGAAAGGGACTGCGCTCGTAAACAAAGGCCGTActtgcaataaatattgaatgaatatttgatGTGTTACGAACTGAAATTGATTCTCAGATACGGACACTATTTTTCTTGTTTACGTTCAAgatgtaaatataaacattagtACGCAAAAACTTTGAATCATAATGTTTAGCCGTAAGGTACTCGTCGAAAGTAAATTCGACATCCGTAATTTATAAACAAGTGAAATACAATATTGTTAATTCTTATCAGTAACGGAATAGTTTATAATTAACATCCTAATCAGCCAGTGTAATAGTTTTTTTCCAGGCTACAGTAATACATATTAGGCCAAAATACTttgaagtattataaaaaaaacctatctcCGAAATCTTTCTTTGTACTAGGTAACTTTCATTTACcaacaactgttttaatataaaccTTAAGGTTAAAACCTTAACCGTAAAATAAAAGCCTTTTTATCGATTTCATACAAAGCATACGTCGCATTAGTTGAGGCGACGGAACGCCGCCTCTTTATTGATTTCCATAGCGAACCTGGTGCGGTCAAGGTGGGCCAGCCACTGTCTGAAGATTTATATTATCCGTAATGTTAAACAGGTTATATCCACCTTTACTAGGAAATGACAGGACAATAAGTGTTGTGGGCTGAGCCACGAATTAAGTACTAGGTACCTAGGTAGATATGATGACCGTCTTGCGGTTCCCTCCACCCACAGTAACCAACATGTTCATAAGATACGTGGGCTCGGGTAAATATTTCTTGGGACACAATGAGACAATATTTCGCTACTTTCGTAAACATTGCCACAATCCATCATGATAAAAGCGTTTCCAGGAAACGTTCCGTGTTTTTTAAgcagattttttcaaataaatcagtTGTCAAAACGCTCTGTTATAACTAGTTACAGATGTCTTTACGTTGTCTTGATGATGTgtgtaaaatatgtttgaaatcttttaaaataataaaagaactcACCAAGGTTCTTGTCTATCCGTTAGCGTGGAAATACATTGAGAAATTATTCATTGTAATTATTCATAATCATCTAAATTCATGCTTTACTCTTTACTTATCTACCTCTAACTAAATGGTGTTGTGAACAGTGATTTTCGGCCCAAAAATAACTGTTATCATAACGAACATGGTGATAGTGTGGTGACAGAACATTAGTCGATTACGTGCATGGACAACACTAGTATAGTTGTTTTACAAAGTATTACgatattttctatttctacTCTACGTAATATGATACAGAATTATCTCTAAATGAGTGTAGAGCCGGTATTCCATACATTTATGATTTCTAATTTTATAGATTAGATAAATGTAGGTAATGTGTTCTAAAAATACGTTGAATTTTTATGGGCGATGGTGTTGGACTAGTATTGATTCAGGTTTATATTTATGGAGGAAGCAACATTACTGATATTGCGTAGTTCTCTGGCGAAATCTACTTGGTGTTTTTAAGagtattataaagaaatattagtaAAGTCTCTTTTAATGTAGTAAAAGTTTTCTTAGTGTAAATTtataaggtaattttttttttttcacaatctATTGAGCATATTTACAAACGCAAAGATTACATAGTTTTGATTTCATTCATTACTCTTGTTCCCGTTACAAATTCCACGCAATTAAACCATCTTCATGATGTCTGACAAATCGAATACGATCGATACTGTCGCATGTCCTGACCGATTGACCGAACGAAAATAGAGTGCCGAGTTGCGAGTCGGTCAACCCGGGATCATTGCTCGCTTGTTCCCGCGTGTTTCGTAACCCTCGCTGATTGATGTACTGAATAGCTTCGAAGTGGGAACATTATAGCATGGCCGAGTGCAGACACGCCTACACCCGCTTTCTTGGTTTGATTTAACGAGAATCAAAGTAATTAACGTCGtggaaacaaattaaaactacctACTGAATGAAAACCggttttcgttttatatttaatataagttAAGTAATATTAGAATAAGTTTCTCATAAGGTGTTTTAAACAAGGATGCAATAACCATTTAAATCCATGCAAAAAGGAGTGCGTCGATTCCTATCTCATATATTTTGTAAGCTATTTTAAGGGCGAGCTGACTAATATTTTATCTCCTGTTGCGTGTAAAATTATTGGATGTCGCAACGTGGTCTGCTATTGTGCAATGGAAAATTTCATTCTTCTGGGCTACTTTATTGAGTAGGAATATAAGTTAGTagtaaatttattcaatatctAGACGCGTAACGAAGTAACGATCGACCGCGAACGTTTTATCTATATTTACcgagattaaaaatatactatgaGATAACAAGTCGCGCAAAACTTCAACGCGGATTAAAATAGTGCGAAAAGTAAGACAGCCGGTGCATTTGttccatatttttaaaatttcaccgACTTAGATCAGAATTTATTATACCATAAAGTATCAGGGGTagtaaaacattcattttgACCTTCTTTGTCAATTACGTGTATTATTGTCGTCTGGAAGTACCAATAAAAGTTCAATTACATCTGTCTTCTGGGTAACGGTTAGTAATAACGCTACACGAGCGACGCAGCAAtcgatattatattactagctagCTTCCGTAATTTGTACTACACAAGTCAAATGTCgcataaaaaatcaataaaatatctgtCATTTCACTTATTAAACATTCAGTTGAAGTTCCTGCAGTGAACTGACGCCGGCCAGTCTAGGTCTCGGCCTTGCGAGCCCCGGTCTAGATCCAGGTATCGATCGAGCCAGACTGGTTTTATGAGCAGTGCGCCACCATTTGTGACCTAACACACGAACAACCCGTTCGAATCGTTTGAGTcacatttaaaatgcaatattctTACATACATTAAACTTATATGGATGGAGCTTGATGTTATCACAGCAGTTATGTCTATACCTACTGAAATGTTTTGAAGTtcgtaatttataaatttcGAAGCAGTTCTCTTTTGATGAATATTGATACTTCCTTTCCCACCAAAGTATGGAAGGTTTAAAGTCCTATTAAAATTACTTCCATGTCTCAAAGACATAAGAATATCCTATCCAATAGCCCGCATTACATCAGTAATGTGTAGGCATTACACACAGATTCCTTCGCCGATACACGCGTGTATCCAATTGAGATAAATATCCGGTGTATGGACGTCCAAGCTGCGTGACATCACACTTCCATCTACCGCCCGTGATGTCATTAcgtcttacaaaataaatggaacttaTAATAATGTACCCAACATGGCTGCTCACTTCTTTGTTGAACACACGTGTCACGCAAGTGGCAGTTTCTATTTGAGTTTATCCTGTATTgtgatgaaattaatattagttaatatttaacttgaGGACCTTATAAGTCCACTTCTTATTACtcagtattttatttcgtaGCAAGATAATTAAGGTGGCAAATTAGGCCACCCACACGTTAACTAAACATGGGTTTACATTAAGCAAAGATAACctaactttttgattttgataaagctCGGTCAAAAccaaataaagtaaattaatttaataatagattcaaatagttattttagattaatttagaTTAACCGAAAGATATCCGCTAAAAGTTAGGTGAACACGCACGTTgtacatgttttaattaatcaacGGTCGGTCATTGTACTAAATAATTGTTACTTAGTAGTTTCATTGTACTAATTA contains:
- the LOC113502218 gene encoding perilipin-4-like isoform X27, which encodes MFSGIAGAFRSIGEKTASLFERKKKDAEQVAAEKVQEVAHVVEDQVKKAGEVIGGAQKSAESAAGTAADAKHSAIDALDKELSKVSLAAGEAADAANKAVADGKKVIDTTKDTLATTVDNTKKAAESAYNTTKDTVSSTIQSTVDTTQRVAQSAIDTSKTYATTARDTVASTVNSTVESTKNAAQSAVDTTKTYVDSAKDTAQSTFQMAYDASVGAASSAYGMGLSYLETAKDTVASTVDSTKKTAQSTLETGKTYVDSAKDTVQSTFQSTVDTTKNVAQSAVETGKSYVNSAKDTVANTVHTTVDTTKNVAAAAVEKGTTLIGTAKETVANTISTTVDTSKNVAAAAVDKGTTLIGTAKDTVTSTAQNTVDSTKNVAASAVDQGSSFVGSAKDNVSSTIQSSVDTTKSVASAAVGKGTELFGTAKDTVASTVNTTVDTTKNLAAAAVEKGTTAIGTAKDTVASTVDTTKNLAAAAVEKGTSAIGTAKDTVASTVHTTVDHTKNFAAAAVEKGTTAIGTAKDTVANTVQATVDTTKNVAAAAVEKGTNIIGTAKETVSSTVHTTVDTTKNVASAAVEKGTSFVGSAKDTVANSLQSSVGAAGSAIETGSSLFGKTKETVANTIDSTKNVAASAVGTGVSYAASAKDTLANTVHSTVDATKNVASSAFDKGVSFAGSAKDTLSSTVDTAKHAAAGAVDTSVSFLGSAKDSVANSVHSTLDSTKSAAASVVDKGVSIVGGAKDLIETNIQESSDPSENVTDVCQKAVTNTKDTVNATVDATKKAAEDAKAQAAKAAEEAKAQAVKAAEDAKEKARLAAKAAEDEAKRVANAAVEESKKAAEKAAADASNAFNSTVDSTLKRVEDAADEGIKNASQVVDAKTKEADKYLNEKRDHLLTNLSSAVNDASQNASGLLSKGLAAFPK
- the LOC113502218 gene encoding perilipin-4-like isoform X9 gives rise to the protein MFSGIAGAFRSIGEKTASLFERKKKDAEQVAAEKVQEVAHVVEDQVKKAGEVIGGAQKSAESAAGTAADAKHSAIDALDKELSKVSLAAGEAADAANKAVADGKKVIDTTKDTLATTVDNTKKAAESAYNTTKDTVSSTIQSTVDTTQRVAQSAIDTSKTYATTARDTVASTVNSTVESTKNAAQSAVDTTKTYVDSAKDTAQSTFQMAYDASVGAASSAYGMGLSYLETAKDTVASTVDSTKKTAQSTLETGKTYVDSAKDTVQSTFQSTVDTTKNVAQSAVETGKSYVNSAKDTVANTVHTTVDTTKNVAAAAVEKGTTLIGTAKETVANTISTTVDTSKNVAAAAVDKGTTLIGTAKDTVTSTAQNTVDSTKNVAASAVDQGSSFVGSAKDNVSSTIQSSVDTTKSVASAAVGKGTELFGTAKDTVASTVNTTVDTTKNLAAAAVEKGTTAIGTAKDTVASTVDTTKNLAAAAVEKGTSAIGTAKDTVASTVHTTVDTTKNLAAAAVEKGTTAIGTAKDTVANTVHSTFDTTKNLAAAAVEKGTTAIGTARDTVASTVHTTVDTTKNLAAAAVEKGTSAIGTAKDTVASTVDTTKNFAAAAVEKGTSAIGTAKDTVASTVHTTIDTTKNLAAAAVEKGTTAIGTAKDTVASTVHTTVDHTKNFAAAAVEKGTTAIGTAKDTVANTVQATVDTTKNVAAAAVEKGTNIIGTAKETVSSTVHTTVDTTKNVASAAVEKGTSFVGSAKDTVANSLQSSVGAAGSAIETGSSLFGKTKETVANTIDSTKNVAASAVGTGVSYAASAKDTLANTVHSTVDATKNVASSAFDKGVSFAGSAKDTLSSTVDTAKHAAAGAVDTSVSFLGSAKDSVANSVHSTLDSTKSAAASVVDKGVSIVGGAKDLIETNIQESSDPSENVTDVCQKAVTNTKDTVNATVDATKKAAEDAKAQAAKAAEEAKAQAVKAAEDAKEKARLAAKAAEDEAKRVANAAVEESKKAAEKAAADASNAFNSTVDSTLKRVEDAADEGIKNASQVVDAKTKEADKYLNEKRDHLLTNLSSAVNDASQNASGLLSKGLAAFPK
- the LOC113502218 gene encoding perilipin-4-like isoform X21, with the translated sequence MFSGIAGAFRSIGEKTASLFERKKKDAEQVAAEKVQEVAHVVEDQVKKAGEVIGGAQKSAESAAGTAADAKHSAIDALDKELSKVSLAAGEAADAANKAVADGKKVIDTTKDTLATTVDNTKKAAESAYNTTKDTVASTVDSTKKTAQSTLETGKTYVDSAKDTVQSTFQSTVDTTKNVAQSAVETGKSYVNSAKDTVANTVHTTVDTTKNVAAAAVEKGTTLIGTAKETVANTISTTVDTSKNVAAAAVDKGTTLIGTAKDTVTSTAQNTVDSTKNVAASAVDQGSSFVGSAKDNVSSTIQSSVDTTKSVASAAVGKGTELFGTAKDTVASTVNTTVDTTKNLAAAAVEKGTTAIGTAKDTVASTVDTTKNLAAAAVEKGTSAIGTAKDTVASTVHTTVDTTKNLAAAAVEKGTTAIGTAKDSVTSTVHTTFDTTKNIAAAAVEKGTTAIGSARDTVANTVHSTFDTTKNLAAAAVEKGTTAIGTARDTVASTVHTTVDTTKNLAAAAVEKGTSAIGTAKDTVASTVDTTKNFAAAAVEKGTSAIGTAKDTVASTVHTTIDTTKNLAAAAVEKGTTAIGTAKDTVASTVHTTVDHTKNFAAAAVEKGTTAIGTAKDTVANTVQATVDTTKNVAAAAVEKGTNIIGTAKETVSSTVHTTVDTTKNVASAAVEKGTSFVGSAKDTVANSLQSSVGAAGSAIETGSSLFGKTKETVANTIDSTKNVAASAVGTGVSYAASAKDTLANTVHSTVDATKNVASSAFDKGVSFAGSAKDTLSSTVDTAKHAAAGAVDTSVSFLGSAKDSVANSVHSTLDSTKSAAASVVDKGVSIVGGAKDLIETNIQESSDPSENVTDVCQKAVTNTKDTVNATVDATKKAAEDAKAQAAKAAEEAKAQAVKAAEDAKEKARLAAKAAEDEAKRVANAAVEESKKAAEKAAADASNAFNSTVDSTLKRVEDAADEGIKNASQVVDAKTKEADKYLNEKRDHLLTNLSSAVNDASQNASGLLSKGLAAFPK
- the LOC113502218 gene encoding perilipin-4-like isoform X10, which produces MFSGIAGAFRSIGEKTASLFERKKKDAEQVAAEKVQEVAHVVEDQVKKAGEVIGGAQKSAESAAGTAADAKHSAIDALDKELSKVSLAAGEAADAANKAVADGKKVIDTTKDTLATTVDNTKKAAESAYNTTKDTVSSTIQSTVDTTQRVAQSAIDTSKTYATTARDTVASTVNSTVESTKNAAQSAVDTTKTYVDSAKDTAQSTFQMAYDASVGAASSAYGMGLSYLETAKDTVASTVDSTKKTAQSTLETGKTYVDSAKDTVQSTFQSTVDTTKNVAQSAVETGKSYVNSAKDTVANTVHTTVDTTKNVAAAAVEKGTTLIGTAKETVANTISTTVDTSKNVAAAAVDKGTTLIGTAKDTVTSTAQNTVDSTKNVAASAVDQGSSFVGSAKDNVSSTIQSSVDTTKSVASAAVGKGTELFGTAKDTVASTVNTTVDTTKNLAAAAVEKGTTAIGTAKDTVASTVDTTKNLAAAAVEKGTSAIGTAKDTVASTVHTTVDTTKNLAAAAVEKGTTAIGTAKDSVTSTVHTTFDTTKNIAAAAVEKGTTAIGSARDTVANTVHSTFDTTKNLAAAAVEKGTTAIGTARDTVASTVHTTVDTTKNLAAAAVEKGTSAIGTAKDTVASTVDTTKNFAAAAVEKGTSAIGTAKDTVASTVHTTIDTTKNLAAAAVEKGTTAIGTAKDTVANTVQATVDTTKNVAAAAVEKGTNIIGTAKETVSSTVHTTVDTTKNVASAAVEKGTSFVGSAKDTVANSLQSSVGAAGSAIETGSSLFGKTKETVANTIDSTKNVAASAVGTGVSYAASAKDTLANTVHSTVDATKNVASSAFDKGVSFAGSAKDTLSSTVDTAKHAAAGAVDTSVSFLGSAKDSVANSVHSTLDSTKSAAASVVDKGVSIVGGAKDLIETNIQESSDPSENVTDVCQKAVTNTKDTVNATVDATKKAAEDAKAQAAKAAEEAKAQAVKAAEDAKEKARLAAKAAEDEAKRVANAAVEESKKAAEKAAADASNAFNSTVDSTLKRVEDAADEGIKNASQVVDAKTKEADKYLNEKRDHLLTNLSSAVNDASQNASGLLSKGLAAFPK